In a genomic window of Leishmania infantum JPCM5 genome chromosome 1:
- a CDS encoding DNA-damage inducible protein DDI1-like protein, which yields MDERQLELQRRIYAQIQQQQIDENLANALEYTPEAFAKVAMLYVPCTINQVLVKAFVDSGAQNSIMNKRTAERCGLMRLVDVRMRGVAVGVGRQEICGRIHMTPVNLAGMYIPFAFYVIEDQAMDLIIGLDQLRRHQMMIDLKHNCLTIDNINVPFLPENDPPALTALDDNENAMHAPRHQDPAATAITASIPAAPVLSEGERQARIEGFMTFSGITDPTQAAELLEAADWDPNVAAALLFDT from the coding sequence ATGGACGAGCGCCAGctagagctgcagcgccgcatctACGCTCAaatccagcagcagcagataGACGAGAATCTGGCCAACGCGCTCGAGTACACGCCAGAGGCGTTCGCGAAGGTAGCGATGCTCTACGTGCCGTGCACCATCAACCAGGTGCTAGTGAAAGCCTTCGTCGACTCCGGCGCGCAGAACAGCATCATGAACAAGCGCACGGCGGAGCGGTGTGGGTTGATGCGGCTCGTCGACGTCCGCATGcgtggcgtcgccgtcggagTAGGGCGGCAGGAGATCTGCGGTCGCATTCACATGACCCCTGTGAACCTCGCAGGCATGTACATCCCCTTCGCCTTCTACGTGATCGAGGACCAGGCAATGGACTTGATCATCGGTCTCGACCAGCTGAGGCGCCATCAGATGATGATAGACCTCAAGCATAACTGTCTCACCATCGACAACATCAACGTCCCGTTCTTGCCGGAGAACGATCCGCCTGCGTTGACGGCGCTGGACGACAACGAGAATGCTATGCACGCGCCGCGTCACCAGGAcccggcagcgacagccaTCACTGCTTCCATccctgctgcaccggtgCTCTCGGAGGGCGAGCGGCAGGCTCGGATTGAAGGTTTCATGACGTTCTCGGGTATAACTGACCCCACGCAGGCGGCGGAATTGCTGGAGGCCGCCGACTGGGACCCCaacgtggcggcggcgctcctctTCGACACGTGA
- a CDS encoding HSP70-like protein, translated as MHRASHLRLRPCMLSSSSSSAAAAAAAAARRCGLRCRLPHSTQPWMQLLLLSLALFLLGPVDFALPRCRASPLFARAAGDAGFTNTAAAPPLLAISETALISVDLGQESMKVSAWRVQQQAPHNGMAEGGDAAAATSTGSVTMVLNDQANRKSPPCVAFRYFRDPVATAGSGGVSTDASPSGRGDGEQPPAHRPYTALHPRGYQLERAFAEQAQALAPRFPEQVVCSAAQLLGCTAASTNAATVESRACALTSEQLTTAYSCHVVPLTALRSTGTTTANIMDKAQQPRDSVVGRQALGAYVPFYITSNAPGQQWRRAAGDHSTGIAAAAEEEGVLFSSEELTAMLLGHARRMAEKTDAADNALSEEDQRLLADMRQNAGSVDAAAGETRASVTVRYAALTVPAHATVAQRQALVDAAALAGLRVVRLVHSTAGAAVQLAYLKAEQVLKADKVQYVMIYDMGSRHAEVAIYSLAALPASVASRAGLQGDVEMQALVGSRTLGGAAFDECIANHWDARYFGRRVMNGVLAAAGGRDAGRREAARERGSLLRAAQRAKEMLSANTDAHVTIDGVRADPSYFDAVGRQELRQRHVTVTADGGLLSLRLMRGDFEEWCRPLFDAAVALRDEAIAATGGVVKSLGALDRFEVIGGGTRVPRLLQRLGEGYRSGVVDRTLNSDEAAVMGTTLLAVSSAPRTLGLHLGQALPRYHVREWLTSAVYASMELHSTGIVAAAAPSEVQILFAARKTTLPATRSVRVRLPDVDVSPADKVVITLYSGAEADSAYAHSMRSGAAVAAGSARAAASPTSMANCAGCYVRTCTVEGVRKAAEQLLAPYTQQKTQHGSARPRREHVRLAGAEVVVEVVATVSGIPHCSVAYLRAEVEEAGVDPDAAEDVHGSNAAAGAAAVASLQSSHHDGIAAGVPPATQRDEPGEGVRDKHEMNANEEKVKHTDARVTAKGTADPTTVDATATATPPQVQVHVIALSLRVSSGAATAGAAVHGPRYNMDFAELTFSHRRVRQLQALDDVRLRRSTLRNEIESVLVWIKENNPTWDAEDVQGDASPSSLARRTWRTTVREVGGWLDNFGDTASATALEERLRIISGVKAALREAA; from the coding sequence ATGCACCGGGCTTCGCACCTTCGGCTTCGCCCGTGTatgctgtcgtcgtcgtcgtcgtcagcagcagcagcagcagcagcagcagcgcggcgctgcggtctCCGATGCCGTCTCCCGCACAGCACTCAACCGTggatgcagctgctgcttctgagtcttgctctctttctgttGGGCCCCGTCGActtcgcgctgccgcgttgtCGCGCCTCGCCGCTCTTTGCGAGGGCCGCAGGCGACGCGGGTTTTACcaacaccgctgccgcaccaccgctgctggcgatCTCCGAGACGGCGCTCATCTCAGTTGACCTCGGACAGGAGAGCATGAAGGTGAGTGCCTGGCGGGTTCAGCAGCAAGCGCCGCACAACGGGatggcggagggcggcgatgcggcagcggcgacaagcACCGGGTCCGTGACGATGGTGCTTAACGATCAGGCGAACCGAAAAAGCCCACCGTGCGTGGCGTTTCGCTACTTCCGTGACCCGGTGGCGAccgctggcagcggtggcgtcaGCACGGACGCAAGCCCGAGTGGACGTGGTGATGGCGAGCAGCCCCCTGCGCATCGTCCGTACACGGCACTGCATCCGCGCGGCTACCAGCTAGAGCGAGCCTTTGCCGAGCAGGCtcaggcgctggcgccgcgcttTCCGGAGCAGGTTGtgtgcagcgcggcacaGCTGCTCGGCTGCACGGCAGCCTCCACGAACGCGGCGACCGTGGAATCCAGGGCATGTGCGCTGACGTCGGAGCAGCTGACGACGGCATACAGCTGTCATGTGGTGCCCCTCACGGCACTACGATCGACAGGCACAACCACGGCGAACATCATGGATAAGGCCCAGCAGCCGCGTGACAGCGTCGTCGGACGTCAAGCTCTTGGCGCGTACGTGCCCTTCTATATCACGAGCAACGCTCCTGgccagcagtggcggcgggcggcagGTGACCACAGCACTGggatcgctgccgccgccgaagaggAAGGAGTGCTCTTCTCATCGGAGGAGCTCACGGCCATGTTGCTTGGCCATGCGCGTCGCATGGCCGAGAAGACCGACGCGGCCGATAACGCGCTCAGTGAGGAGGATCAGCGGCTCTTGGCGGACATGCGGCAAAACGCTGGCAGCGttgatgccgccgcaggaGAGACGCGCGCATCAGTCACCGTCCGCTACGCTGCGCTGACCGTGCCCGCccacgccaccgtcgcgcagcggcaggcgctcGTGGATGCGGCGGCTCTGGCCGGCTTGCGTGTGGTGCGCCTCGTCCACAGCACGGCcggggcagcggtgcagctggcTTACCTGAAGGCGGAGCAGGTGCTGAAGGCGGACAAGGTGCAGTACGTCATGATCTACGACATGGGCAGCCGGCACGCCGAGGTGGCTATCTACAgcctcgcggcgctgccggcgtccgTGGCGAGTCGAGCAGGGCTGCAAGGCGACGTGGAGATGCAGGCGCTTGTCGGCAGTCGCACGctgggcggcgccgcctttgaCGAGTGTATTGCCAACCACTGGGACGCGCGGTACTTCGGCCGGCGCGTGATGAACGGTGTCCTCGCGGCCGCGGGCGGCCGTGACGCGGGGCGCCGCGAAGCAGCGAGGGAGcgcggcagcctcctccgtgcCGCGCAGCGTGCGAAGGAAATGCTGTCAGCCAACACCGATGCGCATGTCACCATCGACGGCGTCCGCGCCGATCCGTCGTACTTTGACGCGGTGGGGCggcaggagctgcggcagcgccacgtcaCCGTCACGGCGGACGGCGGCCTGTTGAGCCTCCGCCTCATGCGCGGAGACTTTGAGGAGTGGTGCCGGCCTCtcttcgacgccgccgtggcgctgcgagaCGAGGCCattgccgccaccggcggcgtcgtcaaGAGCCTCGGCGCGCTCGACCGTTTCGAGGTCATCGGTGGCGGGACGCgagtgccgcggctgctgcagcgcctcggcgagggctaccgcagcggcgtcgtggACCGCACCCTCAACAGCGATGAGGCGGCCGTCATGGGCACAACGCTGCTGGCCGtgtcgagcgcgccgcggacgcTTGGGCTGCACCTCGGTCAGGCCCTGCCGCGTTACCACGTGCGCGAGTGGCTGACCAGCGCTGTTTACGCCTCGATGGAGCTGCACAGCACAGGGATCgtagcggcagctgcgccatcggAGGTTCAGATCCTGTTCGCTGCACGGAAAACAACCCTTCCGGCGACGCgcagtgtgcgtgtgcgactGCCGGATGTGGATGTCTCACCGGCCGACAAGGTCGTTATCACGTTGTACTCGGGTGCCGAGGCGGACAGCGCCTACGCCCACAGCATGCGCTCCGGCGCGGCTGTCGCGGCGGGgtcggcgcgcgctgctgcctcacCTACGTCGATGGCGAACTGCGCCGGCTGCTAcgtgcgcacctgcaccgTGGAGGGCGTGCGCAAGgccgcggagcagctgctcgcgccgTACACGCAGCAGAAGACTCAGCACGGCAGTGCGAGGCCACGCCGTGAGCACGTTCGCCTGGCCGGTGCGGAGGTGGTCGTCGAGGTTGTCGCCACCGTCAGTGGCATCCCGCACTGCAGCGTTGCTTACCTAcgcgccgaggtggaggaAGCGGGGGTGGACCCCGATGCCGCAGAGGACGTCCATGGCAGCAACGCAGCCgcaggggcagcggcagtggcgtcTCTACAGAGCAGCCATCACGACGGCATAGCCGCTGGCGTGCCACCGGCCACGCAGCGTGACGAACCGGGCGAGGGCGTGAGAGACAAACACGAGATGAACGCCAACGAGGAAAAAGTGAAGCACACCGATGCACGCGTGACCGCGAAGGGGACTGCCGATCCCACCACCGTCGACGCGACCGCgaccgcgacgccgccgcaagTGCAGGTGCACGTCATCGcactctctctgcgtgtgtcgagcggtgccgccacggctggcgcagcggtgcacggACCCCGCTATAACATGGACTTCGCAGAGCTCACCTTCTCGCACCGGCGGGTGCGGCAGCTTCAAGCGCTGGACgacgtgcggctgcggcgcagcactcTGCGCAACGAGATCGAGAGTGTGCTCGTGTGGATCAAGGAGAACAACCCCACGTGGGACGCCGAAGATGTGCAGGGCGACGCGTCCCCGTCGTCTCTTGCCCGGCGGACGTGGCGCACCACCGTTCGTGAGGTAGGCGGGTGGCTCGACAACTTCGGCGACACCGCAAGCGCCACCGCGCTTGAGGAACGTCTGCGCATCATTTCCGGTGTCAAGGCAGCCTTGCGTGAGGCGGCCTGA